In Listeria monocytogenes, the following proteins share a genomic window:
- the minC gene encoding septum site-determining protein MinC — protein sequence MKKNVQIKGTKDGISIFLSDKASILELQQELTQLLADQKQNPYSGEKLEVQVQIGNRLFSEEEEREISTIIHKNSQMKISAFYSNVMSKDEAKKWKENDQIFSMATIIRSGQVVQVPGDFLLIGDVNPGGQIRSNGNVFVLGNIKGIIHAGFEGNENAVVAGKFLYPSQVRIAGKVYGFDSEDYKEVTETDLFSAFVNDAGEIVIDGIHKIRKIRPEISNFQGGR from the coding sequence ATGAAGAAGAATGTTCAAATTAAAGGCACAAAAGATGGCATTAGTATTTTTCTTAGTGATAAAGCGAGTATACTTGAGTTGCAACAAGAATTAACTCAATTGCTAGCAGATCAGAAACAAAACCCATACTCTGGTGAAAAATTAGAGGTGCAAGTTCAAATTGGTAACCGTCTATTTTCAGAGGAAGAAGAGCGCGAAATATCCACTATTATTCATAAAAATAGTCAAATGAAGATTAGTGCATTTTATAGTAATGTAATGTCTAAAGATGAGGCTAAAAAATGGAAAGAAAATGATCAGATTTTTTCTATGGCAACGATTATTCGTTCTGGACAAGTTGTTCAGGTTCCAGGAGATTTCTTGCTAATTGGCGATGTGAATCCTGGAGGACAAATCCGTTCAAATGGGAATGTGTTTGTTCTGGGTAATATTAAAGGAATTATTCACGCTGGTTTTGAAGGAAACGAAAATGCTGTTGTAGCAGGGAAATTTCTTTATCCATCACAAGTTAGGATAGCCGGTAAGGTGTATGGCTTTGATAGTGAGGATTATAAAGAGGTTACTGAAACAGATTTATTTTCTGCATTTGTTAATGATGCAGGTGAGATAGTAATTGATGGAATACATAAGATAAGAAAAATTAGACCTGAAATTTCTAATTTTCAAGGAGGGCGTTAA
- the radC gene encoding DNA repair protein RadC, producing the protein MLTNEISENEKPREKLLNYGIESLSSSELVALIIETGTKNESVLTIANRIIMKFKNVAEMQYASIEEFQLVNGIGVAKASKIMAAIELGKRISIVTEQEEVVVRCPEDAVKLVMPELAFLFQEHFHCLFLNTKNQVIYRQTIFVGGLNASIVHPREVFRLALRKSAASIMCFHNHPSGDPAPSSEDLLVTKRLAEAGNIVGITLLDHIIIGKNKYISLKEKGYF; encoded by the coding sequence ATGTTAACAAATGAAATATCAGAAAATGAAAAACCTCGTGAAAAATTACTAAATTATGGGATAGAGTCACTTTCCTCTTCAGAATTAGTCGCTTTAATTATCGAAACAGGCACTAAAAACGAATCTGTTTTGACAATTGCCAATAGAATTATTATGAAATTCAAAAATGTGGCTGAAATGCAATATGCTTCTATAGAAGAATTTCAACTAGTTAATGGAATTGGAGTAGCAAAAGCTTCTAAAATAATGGCAGCAATTGAACTAGGAAAACGCATAAGTATAGTAACAGAACAGGAAGAAGTGGTTGTTAGGTGTCCTGAAGATGCAGTGAAGCTTGTAATGCCTGAGTTAGCTTTTCTTTTTCAAGAGCATTTTCATTGCCTATTTTTAAATACAAAAAATCAAGTAATATATCGACAAACTATTTTTGTGGGTGGGCTCAATGCTTCCATTGTCCATCCTAGAGAAGTTTTTAGATTAGCACTCAGAAAATCAGCTGCATCGATAATGTGTTTCCACAATCATCCATCCGGCGACCCAGCTCCGTCTAGTGAAGACTTACTTGTAACTAAAAGATTAGCTGAAGCGGGTAATATTGTTGGCATAACTTTATTGGATCATATAATCATTGGCAAAAATAAGTATATTAGTTTAAAAGAAAAAGGTTATTTTTAA
- the mreC gene encoding rod shape-determining protein MreC yields MPQFFLNKRLIILLISIIVLVALVGFSLRDRENASWPEQFVKDVVGFGENLVAKPTSFISGAVGGVVDLKNTYTENQHLKERLEELAQLESEVADLKKENKDLKESLDITDSIRDYDPLNASVISRNPTNWNDQIEIDKGSSDGVKPDMAVTTPSGLIGKVTTTGAKSATVELLTSSDVKNRVSAKVQGEENAFGIINGYDSDTKLLELKQLPYDMKFKKGQKVVTSGLGGKFPAGIFIGTIEKVETDKMGLSQTAFIKPGADMYDLNHVTVLKRSAEAGTTDDDATSSDATGGQ; encoded by the coding sequence ATGCCACAATTTTTTCTCAATAAACGTTTGATTATCTTGTTAATATCTATTATTGTTCTTGTCGCGTTAGTTGGTTTTTCTTTACGTGATCGTGAGAATGCTTCGTGGCCGGAACAATTTGTGAAAGATGTTGTTGGATTTGGCGAAAATCTAGTAGCTAAGCCTACTTCATTTATCTCAGGTGCAGTTGGTGGAGTGGTTGATTTAAAAAATACTTACACTGAAAACCAACATCTGAAAGAACGTTTAGAAGAATTGGCACAACTTGAAAGTGAAGTTGCAGACTTGAAAAAAGAAAATAAAGATTTAAAAGAAAGCCTTGATATCACTGATAGTATACGTGATTATGATCCGCTTAATGCCTCTGTTATTTCTAGAAATCCTACTAATTGGAACGATCAAATAGAAATTGACAAAGGTTCAAGTGATGGAGTGAAACCTGATATGGCAGTTACTACACCAAGCGGTCTTATTGGTAAAGTAACAACAACAGGTGCTAAATCGGCTACGGTTGAACTATTAACTTCATCGGATGTTAAAAACCGTGTTTCTGCTAAAGTGCAGGGTGAGGAAAACGCATTTGGAATTATCAATGGATATGACAGTGATACTAAGCTGCTCGAATTAAAACAATTACCGTATGACATGAAATTTAAAAAAGGACAGAAAGTTGTTACTTCTGGACTCGGCGGGAAATTCCCAGCAGGAATCTTTATTGGTACAATTGAAAAAGTTGAAACTGATAAAATGGGATTATCTCAAACCGCGTTTATTAAGCCAGGTGCTGACATGTATGATCTAAACCATGTAACTGTGCTCAAGCGTTCAGCAGAAGCAGGAACTACGGATGATGATGCAACTAGTTCAGACGCGACTGGAGGACAATAA
- a CDS encoding ribonuclease E/G: MKKLVVSAAPIEKRAAVMEDDLLIDVEIVRPSEKVQVGDIYYGFIQKIDRKMEAAFVDLGNNNKGFIHLKDIPASYDKTQGAKIPVQIVREGSATKLPLLTAVLEFSSDLLIYLYGKEYISVSKRIVEKITLKKIMETLVEENEALIIRSNAEFATKEQLQQALVQARDKHQALLKEASKRKKPGLLLAAASGILTNTKQFVERYKPSEIITDDFEFAKMLETTWPDQQITLKKSADLFADLGIKAQMDRLARPVVHLSNGSSLFIEKTEAMWVVDVNSGKFKGTTVKEKTVELVNLKAVPEILRQIRLRNMSGMILVDFIGGMSEAGYTELYEALESQTREEYITTQVAALSQSGLLQLTRRKKQQSFLEMTTIPCPICYATGHVASKETLAFELERELSGIMQNEPNSIQIITTEDVLDAFLDLNTFNNAPIDWEVADERVPFYQIARVEN; the protein is encoded by the coding sequence ATGAAAAAGCTAGTGGTAAGTGCGGCTCCTATTGAAAAGCGAGCAGCGGTAATGGAAGATGATTTGTTAATAGATGTCGAAATTGTCCGACCTTCTGAAAAAGTTCAGGTTGGTGATATTTATTATGGATTTATTCAAAAGATTGACCGAAAAATGGAAGCGGCTTTTGTTGATTTAGGTAATAATAACAAAGGTTTCATTCATTTGAAAGATATTCCAGCAAGCTATGATAAAACGCAAGGTGCTAAAATTCCCGTTCAAATTGTTCGAGAAGGTAGCGCAACGAAACTTCCGTTACTAACCGCTGTGCTAGAATTTTCTAGTGATTTGCTTATTTATTTGTATGGTAAAGAATACATTTCTGTTTCTAAAAGAATAGTAGAGAAAATCACATTAAAAAAAATAATGGAAACGTTGGTAGAAGAAAATGAAGCATTAATTATTCGATCTAATGCAGAATTTGCCACAAAAGAACAATTACAACAAGCCTTGGTTCAAGCGAGAGATAAACACCAAGCATTATTAAAAGAAGCAAGCAAACGCAAAAAACCAGGACTACTTTTAGCAGCAGCTTCTGGGATTTTGACTAATACAAAGCAATTCGTTGAGAGATACAAACCATCCGAAATTATTACGGATGATTTTGAGTTTGCAAAAATGTTAGAAACCACATGGCCAGATCAGCAAATCACTTTAAAAAAGAGCGCAGATTTATTTGCAGATTTGGGAATTAAAGCACAAATGGATAGACTAGCACGGCCGGTTGTTCATTTGAGTAATGGTTCTTCGTTATTTATTGAAAAAACAGAGGCAATGTGGGTAGTTGATGTAAACTCAGGTAAGTTCAAGGGTACTACAGTAAAAGAAAAAACGGTAGAATTGGTAAATCTTAAAGCAGTTCCAGAAATCCTTCGACAAATTAGATTACGTAATATGAGTGGGATGATTTTGGTAGACTTCATTGGTGGAATGTCAGAAGCAGGCTACACGGAGCTATACGAGGCGTTAGAGAGCCAAACAAGAGAAGAATACATTACAACACAAGTTGCAGCACTTTCGCAGTCAGGGTTACTACAATTGACAAGACGCAAGAAGCAACAATCATTTTTAGAAATGACAACGATACCTTGTCCAATTTGTTACGCGACGGGTCATGTGGCATCTAAAGAGACGCTGGCTTTTGAATTAGAACGAGAACTTTCTGGTATTATGCAAAATGAACCAAATAGTATTCAAATTATCACAACAGAAGACGTTTTAGATGCATTTTTAGATTTGAATACGTTTAACAATGCGCCAATTGATTGGGAAGTGGCGGATGAAAGAGTCCCGTTTTATCAAATTGCCCGAGTGGAGAACTAA
- the minD gene encoding septum site-determining protein MinD — protein MGEAIVITSGKGGVGKTTSTANLGTALALQGKKVCLIDMDIGLRNLDVVLGLENRIIYDLVDVVEGRCKIHQAMIKDKRFDDLLFLLPAAQTTDKNAVSGEQMVELINQLRPDYDFILIDCPAGIETGYKNAVAGADKAIVVTTPEISAVRDADRIIGLLEKEDIEPPKLIINRIRTQMMMNGDVMDIDEITTHLSIELLGIIIDDDEVIRSSNSGDPVAMLPNNRASQGYRNIARRILGESIPLMSIETKKAGFFSRLKQLFGGK, from the coding sequence ATGGGAGAAGCTATAGTCATTACTTCTGGGAAAGGTGGAGTAGGAAAAACTACTTCAACTGCTAACTTAGGGACAGCACTTGCTCTTCAAGGTAAGAAAGTGTGCTTGATTGATATGGATATCGGCCTTCGCAATTTAGATGTTGTTTTAGGTCTGGAGAATCGAATTATTTATGATTTAGTGGATGTGGTAGAAGGTCGCTGTAAAATTCATCAAGCGATGATTAAAGATAAACGTTTTGATGATTTACTTTTCTTGCTTCCAGCTGCGCAAACAACGGATAAAAATGCTGTTTCAGGCGAACAAATGGTGGAGTTAATTAACCAATTGCGTCCCGATTATGATTTTATTTTAATTGATTGTCCTGCAGGAATTGAAACTGGTTATAAAAATGCGGTTGCTGGTGCAGACAAAGCGATTGTGGTTACAACCCCGGAAATATCAGCAGTTCGTGACGCGGATAGAATTATTGGCCTACTTGAAAAAGAAGATATTGAGCCACCAAAATTAATTATTAATCGAATTCGTACGCAAATGATGATGAATGGTGATGTAATGGATATTGATGAAATTACTACGCATTTATCGATTGAATTGCTTGGAATTATCATTGATGATGATGAAGTTATTCGTTCTTCTAATAGCGGGGACCCAGTAGCTATGTTGCCAAACAACCGTGCTTCACAAGGTTACCGTAATATTGCTCGACGTATTCTTGGAGAGTCTATTCCGTTAATGTCGATTGAAACGAAAAAAGCAGGATTTTTCTCGCGCTTAAAACAACTTTTTGGCGGAAAATAA
- a CDS encoding A24 family peptidase produces the protein MIYFLLIIYSVIFMSFIQVAGECFPMKKTFLFRFSECNYCQKKLAFYHIIPICSFLFLGGKSECCGKRIPTTYFLMEIVTPIYIVLLYSQYAFSYSFSVYCIIYYFLAFFFITDIFYMYVPNSILIVFSCALIILAFLYNQPLIDFIYSSILSCFFYLLFFIIFRKGIGLGDIKILIILSSFLGFKTGYYIFFLAIILGTIILFTALLLKRVKKNKQVPFVPYIYASFLVISILMK, from the coding sequence ATGATTTACTTTTTATTAATAATTTATAGTGTAATATTTATGTCTTTTATTCAGGTTGCAGGAGAATGCTTTCCAATGAAAAAAACATTTTTATTCCGCTTCTCAGAGTGTAATTATTGTCAAAAGAAGCTAGCTTTCTATCATATCATTCCCATTTGTTCCTTTTTATTTTTGGGCGGAAAGTCAGAGTGTTGTGGAAAGCGGATTCCAACGACCTACTTTTTAATGGAAATAGTGACACCAATATATATAGTTCTTTTATATAGTCAATATGCTTTTTCTTATTCATTTTCAGTGTACTGTATTATTTATTATTTTTTAGCTTTTTTCTTTATTACAGATATTTTTTATATGTATGTCCCTAATTCTATATTAATTGTATTTTCTTGTGCGCTAATTATCTTAGCCTTCTTATATAATCAGCCTTTGATAGATTTTATTTATTCAAGTATACTCAGTTGTTTTTTCTACCTGCTTTTCTTTATTATCTTTCGAAAAGGGATTGGACTTGGCGATATTAAAATACTTATTATTTTAAGTAGCTTTTTAGGTTTTAAAACAGGATATTATATCTTTTTTCTAGCAATTATTTTGGGGACAATTATATTATTCACTGCATTGCTACTCAAAAGAGTGAAGAAAAATAAGCAAGTTCCATTTGTGCCATATATTTATGCTTCCTTCTTGGTGATTAGTATTTTGATGAAATAG
- a CDS encoding valine--tRNA ligase: MTTEHNEINMPTKYEPSNVEAGKYKWWLEKEFFKAEGNTDKEPYSIVIPPPNVTGKLHLGHAWDTTLQDIITRMKRMQGFDTLYLPGMDHAGIATQAKVEAKLKEENISRYDLGREKFVDKTWEWKEEYAEFIREQWEKLGLGLDYSRERFTLDDGLSDAVKKVFVTLYNKGLIYRGQYIINWDPEAKTALSDIEVIHKDIEGSFYHLKYPLTDGSGYLEVATTRPETIPGDTAVAVHPKDERYQHLIGKTIMLPILNREIPIVADEYVEREFGSGAVKITPAHDPNDFEVGNRHDLPRIIVMHEDGTMNENAGKYDGLDRFVARKEIIQDFKDLGLFIKQEPHLHSVGHSERTGAVVEPYLSLQWFVKMEPLAAEALALQKTEDKVNFVPARFEKTYETWMDNIHDWCISRQLWWGHRIPAWYHKETGEIYVGENEPENLSEWEQDEDVLDTWFSSALWPFSTMGWPDTENPDFKHFFPTNTLVTGYDIIFFWVSRMIFQSVEFTGERPFKDTLIHGLVRDSEGRKMSKSLGNGVDPIEVIDKYGADSLRYTLATGSSPGQDLKFSYEKVESTWNFINKIWNASRFVLMNLDGMKYSEIDLTKVTEVSDKWILTRLNETIQAVTSLGEKYEFGEVGRTLYNFIWDDFCDWYIEIAKIPLYGEDEVAKQTTRSVLAYTLNATMRLLHPFMPFVTEEIWQNLPHEGESITISEWPEVNENQIDTKASTAMATLVEVIRAVRNIRAEVNTPLSKPIILEMKPKDDNYKEILEQNISYIERFCNPEQVTISFDVEASKTAMTAVVSGAEIFIPLEALIDLDVEIARLEKELEKWNKEVARVQGKLNNERFISKAPENVVAEERLKEKDYLDKKASVLERIETLKEV, encoded by the coding sequence ATGACAACCGAACACAATGAAATAAATATGCCTACAAAATACGAGCCGAGTAATGTAGAAGCTGGTAAATATAAATGGTGGCTAGAAAAAGAATTTTTCAAAGCGGAAGGGAATACAGATAAAGAACCATACAGTATCGTTATTCCGCCCCCAAACGTAACAGGGAAACTTCACTTAGGTCATGCATGGGATACTACTTTACAAGATATTATTACTCGGATGAAACGGATGCAAGGGTTTGATACTTTGTATTTACCAGGTATGGACCATGCTGGAATTGCAACTCAGGCTAAAGTAGAAGCAAAATTAAAAGAAGAAAACATTTCTCGCTATGACTTAGGACGCGAAAAATTTGTGGATAAGACTTGGGAATGGAAAGAAGAATACGCTGAGTTTATTCGCGAACAATGGGAAAAGCTAGGTCTTGGCTTAGATTACTCCAGAGAACGCTTTACTCTTGATGACGGTTTATCTGATGCTGTCAAGAAAGTATTCGTAACATTATACAATAAGGGCCTAATTTACCGAGGCCAATATATAATCAACTGGGATCCAGAAGCGAAAACAGCTTTATCGGATATTGAAGTAATCCACAAAGATATTGAAGGCAGCTTCTATCATTTGAAATATCCGCTTACTGACGGTTCTGGTTACTTAGAAGTTGCTACAACTCGCCCTGAAACGATACCCGGAGACACAGCTGTAGCGGTTCATCCTAAAGACGAAAGATATCAGCACTTAATCGGTAAAACAATCATGTTGCCTATTTTAAACAGAGAAATCCCAATCGTAGCGGATGAATATGTTGAAAGAGAATTTGGCTCTGGTGCAGTTAAAATTACACCTGCACATGATCCGAATGATTTTGAAGTAGGGAATCGCCATGACTTACCAAGAATTATTGTCATGCATGAAGATGGTACAATGAATGAAAATGCTGGAAAATATGATGGATTGGATCGCTTTGTAGCTAGAAAAGAAATTATTCAAGACTTCAAAGATTTAGGTTTATTTATCAAACAAGAGCCTCATTTGCATTCCGTAGGGCATTCAGAGAGAACAGGAGCGGTAGTAGAGCCATATCTTTCTCTTCAATGGTTTGTAAAAATGGAACCTCTTGCTGCGGAAGCTTTAGCGCTACAAAAAACAGAAGACAAAGTGAATTTTGTACCAGCTAGATTTGAAAAAACATATGAAACATGGATGGATAACATTCATGATTGGTGTATTTCGCGCCAATTATGGTGGGGACACAGAATCCCAGCTTGGTATCATAAAGAAACCGGCGAAATTTATGTTGGTGAAAATGAACCTGAAAACCTTTCTGAATGGGAGCAAGACGAGGATGTGTTAGACACCTGGTTTAGTTCCGCTTTATGGCCGTTTTCTACAATGGGTTGGCCTGATACTGAGAATCCAGACTTCAAACATTTCTTCCCAACGAATACTCTGGTTACAGGTTATGATATTATCTTCTTCTGGGTATCCAGAATGATTTTCCAATCTGTAGAATTTACTGGGGAAAGACCTTTTAAAGATACATTGATTCATGGCTTAGTGCGTGATTCTGAAGGACGAAAAATGTCTAAATCACTTGGCAATGGTGTAGATCCAATTGAAGTTATTGACAAATACGGTGCAGATTCTCTTCGTTATACACTTGCAACTGGTTCATCACCGGGTCAAGATTTGAAGTTTAGCTATGAAAAAGTAGAGTCTACTTGGAATTTTATTAATAAAATTTGGAATGCATCTCGTTTTGTGTTAATGAACTTAGATGGGATGAAATATAGCGAAATTGATTTGACTAAAGTGACTGAGGTTAGTGACAAGTGGATATTGACTAGACTTAATGAAACAATTCAAGCAGTTACCTCCCTAGGTGAAAAATATGAATTTGGTGAAGTTGGAAGAACATTGTACAACTTTATTTGGGACGATTTCTGTGATTGGTATATCGAAATCGCAAAAATCCCTCTATACGGAGAAGATGAAGTTGCAAAACAAACTACTAGATCCGTACTTGCATATACTTTAAATGCAACAATGCGATTGCTTCATCCATTTATGCCTTTTGTGACGGAAGAAATTTGGCAAAACCTACCGCACGAAGGTGAATCCATCACAATTTCTGAGTGGCCAGAAGTTAATGAAAACCAGATTGATACTAAAGCTTCTACGGCAATGGCTACACTAGTTGAAGTGATTCGTGCAGTTCGGAACATTCGAGCAGAAGTAAACACTCCTCTTAGCAAACCGATTATTCTTGAAATGAAACCAAAGGATGATAACTATAAAGAAATTTTAGAACAAAATATTTCTTATATTGAACGTTTTTGTAATCCTGAACAAGTGACAATTTCCTTTGATGTTGAAGCATCAAAAACGGCGATGACAGCTGTAGTATCTGGGGCAGAGATTTTCATCCCGTTAGAAGCGTTAATTGATTTAGACGTAGAGATTGCTCGACTTGAAAAAGAACTAGAAAAATGGAACAAAGAAGTAGCTAGAGTACAAGGGAAACTGAATAATGAGCGATTCATTAGTAAAGCTCCTGAGAATGTAGTTGCAGAAGAACGTTTAAAAGAAAAAGATTATCTAGATAAGAAAGCCTCTGTACTTGAAAGAATTGAAACATTAAAAGAAGTATAA
- a CDS encoding folylpolyglutamate synthase/dihydrofolate synthase family protein, whose protein sequence is MTLNSYEEALDWIHGTLRLGIKPGLARMEYMMEKLNHPEKANKWVHIAGTNGKGSTLTFIRNALEEAGYKTGTFTSPYIEVFNERISVNGEPISDELIVSLANRIKPIAEELEETIYGPPSEFEIITAMMFLCFAEYVSIDIGIVEVGLGGRLDSTNILMPLISVITSIGMDHMEFLGDTIEQIASEKAGIIKPGVPVVSGAIQKEAQEVIAEIATNNKSNVAQLYDSFSMVNKNGVITYKTIYGEEINDLSIGLLGIHQLNNAAIAIKVLQYLNTFSSFTIELSAIRNGLEKAFWPGRMEKVMSNPFIMLDGAHNPEGINTFARSIEMYPEPKKIVVSILADKNYQEMLTTLRAISNSEIILTTFNYPRAMTTEEVLQIGEEEGISVNPNWQQALNNLYKGESESDAKIFVTGSLYFISEVRNYLLTSTR, encoded by the coding sequence ATGACATTGAATTCGTATGAAGAAGCTTTAGATTGGATTCACGGAACGCTTCGCCTAGGAATAAAACCCGGATTAGCTCGAATGGAGTATATGATGGAAAAACTAAATCATCCAGAAAAGGCGAATAAATGGGTACATATTGCGGGAACAAACGGAAAAGGATCTACACTTACTTTTATTAGAAATGCTTTGGAAGAAGCTGGCTATAAAACAGGAACATTCACTTCTCCTTATATTGAGGTTTTTAATGAAAGAATTAGTGTAAATGGTGAGCCAATTAGTGATGAGCTGATTGTTTCATTAGCCAATCGTATTAAACCTATAGCAGAAGAGTTAGAAGAAACTATTTATGGACCGCCATCGGAATTTGAAATTATTACAGCGATGATGTTTCTCTGTTTTGCAGAATATGTTTCTATAGATATTGGTATTGTTGAAGTGGGACTTGGTGGAAGACTAGACTCTACGAATATTCTTATGCCGCTTATTTCTGTTATTACCTCAATTGGAATGGATCATATGGAATTTCTTGGTGATACCATTGAGCAAATTGCTAGTGAAAAAGCTGGCATAATTAAACCAGGTGTTCCAGTTGTTTCAGGAGCTATTCAAAAAGAGGCGCAAGAAGTAATAGCTGAGATAGCGACTAACAATAAATCCAATGTTGCTCAATTATATGATTCTTTTTCTATGGTTAATAAAAACGGGGTAATTACTTATAAAACCATTTATGGTGAAGAGATAAATGATCTTTCCATTGGGCTCCTTGGTATTCACCAATTGAATAACGCTGCGATAGCAATTAAAGTATTGCAGTATTTAAATACATTTTCTAGCTTTACGATTGAATTGTCAGCAATCAGAAACGGATTGGAAAAAGCATTTTGGCCAGGACGAATGGAAAAAGTTATGTCGAATCCATTTATAATGTTGGACGGGGCGCATAATCCAGAAGGTATCAATACATTCGCGCGTTCCATCGAAATGTATCCAGAACCTAAAAAAATAGTAGTGAGTATCTTAGCAGATAAGAACTATCAAGAAATGTTAACTACATTAAGGGCTATTTCCAATTCAGAAATAATACTAACTACCTTTAACTATCCTAGAGCTATGACGACTGAAGAAGTACTGCAAATTGGGGAAGAAGAAGGAATCTCTGTGAATCCGAATTGGCAGCAAGCTTTAAACAATCTTTATAAAGGCGAAAGCGAATCTGATGCTAAAATATTTGTTACAGGATCGCTTTATTTCATCTCAGAAGTCCGTAACTATTTGCTGACCTCCACACGTTAA
- a CDS encoding rod shape-determining protein: protein MFGFGNKDIGIDLGTANTLVYMKGKGIVLREPSVVAMKKDTQEIVAVGSDAKNMIGRTPGNIVAIRPMKDGVIADYDTTAAMMKYYIQKAGKSVNASKPRVMICVPSGITGVEKRAVIDATRQAGAKDAFTIEEPFAAAIGAGLPVGEPTGSMVVDIGGGTTEVAVISLGGIVTSRSVRTAGDDLDEVIINYIRKKYNLLIGDRTAEAIKMEIGSASPKGLDLSPFSIRGRDLVTGLPKTIEITPEEISEALADTVAAIIDAVKGTLENTPPELSADIMDKGIVLTGGGALLRNLDTVISEETKMPVIIADEPLDCVAIGTGKALENMDMYKRKKMN, encoded by the coding sequence ATGTTTGGATTTGGTAATAAAGATATTGGAATTGATTTAGGGACAGCGAACACACTTGTCTATATGAAGGGAAAAGGTATTGTCCTTCGTGAACCTTCCGTTGTAGCAATGAAAAAAGACACGCAAGAAATAGTTGCAGTTGGTAGCGATGCTAAAAATATGATTGGTAGAACACCAGGAAATATTGTTGCAATTCGTCCAATGAAAGACGGCGTTATTGCTGATTATGATACAACTGCAGCAATGATGAAGTACTACATACAAAAAGCTGGTAAGAGCGTTAATGCAAGTAAACCACGCGTGATGATATGTGTACCTTCTGGAATTACAGGGGTAGAAAAACGTGCTGTTATTGATGCAACTCGTCAAGCAGGAGCTAAAGATGCGTTTACAATTGAAGAACCATTTGCTGCAGCTATTGGGGCTGGCCTTCCCGTTGGTGAACCAACAGGTAGTATGGTAGTAGATATTGGTGGGGGAACTACAGAAGTTGCAGTTATTTCACTTGGTGGTATTGTAACTAGCCGCTCTGTAAGAACTGCCGGTGATGATTTAGATGAAGTTATTATTAATTACATTCGTAAAAAATATAACCTATTAATCGGTGATCGTACTGCAGAAGCTATCAAAATGGAAATCGGCTCAGCTAGTCCAAAAGGTTTGGATTTATCTCCATTCAGCATTCGTGGACGTGATTTAGTAACTGGTCTACCTAAAACAATTGAAATTACACCAGAAGAAATTAGTGAGGCACTTGCTGATACAGTAGCTGCAATTATTGATGCTGTAAAAGGAACACTTGAAAATACACCACCAGAATTATCTGCTGATATTATGGATAAAGGTATTGTATTAACAGGTGGGGGAGCTCTTTTACGTAATTTAGATACGGTTATTTCTGAAGAAACTAAAATGCCTGTTATTATTGCAGACGAACCACTTGATTGTGTTGCAATTGGGACAGGAAAAGCTTTAGAAAATATGGATATGTATAAACGTAAAAAAATGAACTAA
- the mreD gene encoding rod shape-determining protein MreD, which yields MNVKKNIALPAIMVGTFILEGVFSLQFANGLFNDKHLFIPHFLLIMLTIMTCFYKRNTTLVYAFILGLVFDIYYTGVMGIYFAIFPFTVYITDKFMKVLQNNILLVGLIAIFNIILTESLVYAFYYLIGTTTMTIPVFIDQRLWTTILFNLAFFLVVFFPFRLFLDRLVKSE from the coding sequence ATGAATGTTAAGAAAAACATTGCACTTCCTGCAATCATGGTTGGAACCTTTATTCTAGAAGGAGTTTTTAGCCTTCAGTTTGCGAATGGTCTTTTTAATGATAAGCACCTTTTTATTCCGCATTTTTTACTAATCATGTTGACGATAATGACTTGTTTTTATAAACGAAATACGACTTTAGTTTATGCTTTTATTCTAGGCTTAGTGTTTGATATTTATTATACAGGCGTGATGGGAATTTATTTTGCAATCTTTCCTTTTACTGTGTATATCACAGATAAATTTATGAAAGTGTTACAAAATAACATACTCCTTGTTGGATTAATCGCGATATTTAATATTATCCTTACAGAAAGTTTAGTATATGCGTTTTATTATTTGATCGGTACGACAACGATGACGATTCCTGTTTTTATTGATCAACGTTTATGGACAACCATTTTGTTCAATTTGGCATTCTTTTTAGTTGTCTTTTTCCCATTCCGATTGTTTCTCGATCGTTTGGTTAAATCAGAATAA